One Solanum lycopersicum chromosome 2, SLM_r2.1 genomic region harbors:
- the LOC101254054 gene encoding accelerated cell death 11 isoform X1 yields the protein MANHVAEEKPLRKMAEAFKDLANTLNSQTLDEAAKMEVAPFSHACTLVSPLFRCLGIAFKFAELDYVAKVNDLAEASKSITTLHTMMDQDIQANCVRKAGSHTRNLLRVKRGLDMVKVLFEEIIASEGNSLKDPASKAYTQVFAPYHGWAIRKAVSAGMYALPTRQQLMIKLNEDEDSARTQMQNYVASCDTVILYIDKLFTSRDLGTDW from the exons ATGGCGAATCACGTAGCTGAGGAAAAGCCTCTTAGGAAAATGGCGGAAGCTTTCAAAGACCTAGCCAACACTTTAAATTCTCAAACCCTAGATGAAGCTGCTAAGATGGAAGTAGCTCCTTTCTCTCACGCTTGTACTTTGGTCTCTCCTCTATTCCGCTGCCTCGGTATCGCCTTCAAGTTTGCTGAGCTCGATTACGTTGCTAAG GTGAATGATCTAGCAGAGGCATCAAAGTCTATTACAACGTTGCACACAATGATGGATCAAGATATTCAAGCAAACTGTGTGAGAAAGGCAGGTAGTCATACAAGGAACTTGTTAAGAGTTAAGCGTGGGCTGGATATGGTTAAGGTGTTGTTCGAGGAGATTATAGCCTCAGA GGGGAATTCCTTGAAAGATCCAGCATCAAAAGCATATACACAAGTGTTTGCTCCATACCATGGATGGGCCATCAGGAAAGCTGTGTCTGCAGGAATGTATGCCCTCCCCACCCGGCAACAGCTGATGATCAAGCTTAATGAAGATG AAGACTCCGCAAGAACGCAGATGCAAAATTATGTCGCCTCGTGTGATACTGTCATTTTGTACATTGACAAACTCTTCACGTCAAGAGATTTGGGTACTGATTGGTGA
- the LOC101254054 gene encoding accelerated cell death 11 isoform X2, whose amino-acid sequence MANHVAEEKPLRKMAEAFKDLANTLNSQTLDEAAKMEVAPFSHACTLVSPLFRCLGIAFKFAELDYVAKVNDLAEASKSITTLHTMMDQDIQANCVRKAGSHTRNLLRVKRGLDMVKVLFEEIIASEGNSLKDPASKAYTQVFAPYHGWAIRKAVSAGMYALPTRQQLMIKLNEDDSARTQMQNYVASCDTVILYIDKLFTSRDLGTDW is encoded by the exons ATGGCGAATCACGTAGCTGAGGAAAAGCCTCTTAGGAAAATGGCGGAAGCTTTCAAAGACCTAGCCAACACTTTAAATTCTCAAACCCTAGATGAAGCTGCTAAGATGGAAGTAGCTCCTTTCTCTCACGCTTGTACTTTGGTCTCTCCTCTATTCCGCTGCCTCGGTATCGCCTTCAAGTTTGCTGAGCTCGATTACGTTGCTAAG GTGAATGATCTAGCAGAGGCATCAAAGTCTATTACAACGTTGCACACAATGATGGATCAAGATATTCAAGCAAACTGTGTGAGAAAGGCAGGTAGTCATACAAGGAACTTGTTAAGAGTTAAGCGTGGGCTGGATATGGTTAAGGTGTTGTTCGAGGAGATTATAGCCTCAGA GGGGAATTCCTTGAAAGATCCAGCATCAAAAGCATATACACAAGTGTTTGCTCCATACCATGGATGGGCCATCAGGAAAGCTGTGTCTGCAGGAATGTATGCCCTCCCCACCCGGCAACAGCTGATGATCAAGCTTAATGAAGATG ACTCCGCAAGAACGCAGATGCAAAATTATGTCGCCTCGTGTGATACTGTCATTTTGTACATTGACAAACTCTTCACGTCAAGAGATTTGGGTACTGATTGGTGA